In Asterias rubens chromosome 17, eAstRub1.3, whole genome shotgun sequence, the genomic window agtaagcacaaaatcggccgctaagcagctctatgaaatagggcccataTCTCTAAGGGGCTTCCGATTTTCAACTCATGATTATAATCCAACACATTCAATGTTTGTATAGTATAATGGTATTTGTTTACATGATCTTTCCATCAAGGGAAATCAGCAAACTttcacaaggggatataaacaccaagctggcaacaagcaatctctctcatacaaatattggtttaaagggtgtatgtaacttttgtatgacaaaaaaaacaatgtccacagatttacaccaaacttacacagtttgaagataatgatagtagaaagcttccctgaaaatattacgtgctgaggtgctgtagtttttgggaaatgagtaaaacaatgtcatgaaaataatttttgtcttatgagacgaaaattattttaagcatttacaaacgtattttcatgacattgttttactcatttctcaaaaactgcagcacctcaggaagtaatatttgaagagaagctttccactatcattatcttcaaaccctgtaagtttaatgaaaatctacggacattttgaaaaggtacccaaatccttcaacGTCAATGATtctgaattgcacaaatcacaAAATTTTGATTCAATAACTAGACAACACCACTTATTTTTGTCAattgaaatcagtggttagcttggttggaattgaacccacaaccttatgAGTGCAAGACccgcagtctaaccactggaccacggtgggcccaatttcatggctcttcttaccgccgaattctgcgcttacgatcacgattccccgcttacgggcaagcgccgaatttctgcgctagccttgtaagcgtataATGCCTAGTAAGGTGAAGTACGCATGCACAGAAGCCAACATTCgccactaacccgtgaaatacgcttgccgtaagcacagaattccccgTTTCcacaagcgccgattctgtgcttacggtaagcagagccatgaaattaggccctggtgtAATATTTAATTATAACTCTTACCTCATTTTTCCCATTTTTTAGAAGGGGACCAGGCAAATAATACCTCGTAGTTGGACCAATGTTCCAATAACGACCAAGATTAAAACCATTGATGAAAATAACACCTTTTTCCCATCCCTGtagaaaagtaaacaaaaacaacaacaaaacattgacaATCAGAAAGTGTTATTTAGACTGGTCTTCAAGACATTTATCTGCCTACTGCTACTTAATGCTATTTTTCAATACTCCATAGTTACTTGTACTTGTCGTTATTTCTCATCGAAGTttagaaataaatgttgttatttcTCAACGAggtttggaaataaatgtaaatatgaattgaaatgaattgaatagACTGGTTCAGACACAAAttaagcaaatgttttttaacactaacaaacaaaaaacaaaaacaaatatgttcAAAAACTACAACTTTATCGACAACcgcttttaaagggaaggtacacgtttagtaattgtcaaagaccagtctcctcacttgatgtatcccaacataagcataaaataacctgcctgtgaaatttgagctaaattggtcatcaaagttgcgagaaaatgatgagagaaaaaacacccttgttagacgaatttgtgtgctttcagataggactagaagtcttttattattttagtgagaaattgcctctttctcaaaaactacgttatttcagagggagtcgtttcccacaatattttatactatcaacagctctccaatgctcgttaccaagtaagtttttaagttaatattttaagcgtgtaccttccctttaagtgattTATTTGATATAATGGAGGTTATTTACCGTCATATCCACAAATGTGTCTTTAGGCGTCTTGTCGTTAATTTCTAGCACACCTTTGTAGAGTGCTGGTCTTTTCACATCGACTGTAAATTCCTTCCAGTTAGAGGAGGAAGAAACACTGACAGGGAGAAAAAAGAATCAAGAcggatttattaaaaaataattctagtaataataaagacttgtagtGCACACATATCCATCTGGCTGTGTGTTTTAAAAAGGCGCAGtaaccaaaacaaaagaaaacagacacaaccaaACTAGTCCTTGGAAACCTGTGATATAAGattagttttgagaagagatttcaATTTGTGGTACAGAGACAAGATCTAACaataagtggtagagagttccagatgttTGGCacagctgtaaaaaaaaagacccAACACCCTGGTGTCAAGGCTTATGTTCATTGAGAAGAAGCATGGTACTGGATTGAAGATTCCTtgacggagtgtaaacttgCAAACACCAGAGAAAAGTTGAAGGAAGCAAAAGCCAGGACGACTCAGGCCCACTCAGATAGTTGGATCAAGTCAGAGTTAGttgctatggctatggctagatttccgtgtcatcatgcgttgaaggtATAGGATGTCTTTAGCAACACCCTTACAAACAGTTGTAGCCGTAGCTagacggctatggctagatttccgtgtcatcatgcgttgaaggtATAgaatgtccttagcaacacccttacaaacagttgtagccgtagctagacggctatggctagatttcagtgtcatcatgcgttgaaggtATAGgatgcccttagcaacacccttacaAACAGTTGTAGCCGTAACCATAGCCGCAATTCGGATACAGCCTTCCTCAATTAAGCAAGCAGCATAGCCAAAGAAAGATCAAAACATACTTACGCCTCCAAAAAGGGCTTTTTGAATTCAAAAGGAAACATGTCCCAGTTTGTCTGCGGCTTGCCATCAACTTGTACACCTCCCAATATTCCTGCAAGTTGACAGACAAACTTATAAGAGAATATTCATTCTTAAAAAGTATGACGGGTGCACCCCACTAAATATTATAATATCGGACTGGAATTACTTTTGGTAAACTATTCAAAGCCATTGAGAGCTGTGTAAACCAGTTTTGTACTCTGAGAAAAACATCTGGAGAGACATAggcatggtttaaaaaaaaagaacttgaGAATAtggacaaaaaacaaaccttttctTTCGTGGTCTAAGATGTCACCGTAATTAACCCGACCCATGTTCTCAACGAAGAGTTCCAGCACATTCTGACCGTCTTCACCGCCCTAGGAAAACAAGACCAAATCAACTTAATTCTTGTCAAAACGTTCAGGggaaaaaatctttaaaatatttgccttttctcaagaaaatctcaatttattatttgtgttttgcaCAAAGAcagatgtgtgtaaagcactgaaTACTACTGTatgtactttccctagtcctgtaaaaaacaacaaatctacAGGCAAATTATttgggttggattcgaacccacaaccttttagatctgggccaaatttcaagaGAGCACTGAGTATACTGTGTTTACCACACATGAGGGTCAgcgaaaaacacaaaatagcaAATTTCTTAGGCCGTGAAAAGAAATACTCACCGTTAATGCAAGCGTAGTATCTTTTTTATCAGTCACTCTTGTCATTACTCCAACGGGTTTAGAATTGAGGAATAcctattaaaaaaatagataaaaaaaTCAACTCTTGCTTCAGGTTATGTCTTAAAGCCACTGTACTGTTTGGAAATTACtacaaataagggaataaaagggtagcgatgagtCCTAAAACTGCaagcagggtcgtggtcgtgcaataaaggcccgagccgaaggcaagGGCTTTTATCGCAGGgccacaaccctgcaaggttttaaacgagtGCGTCACTACTCTttcattcccattcataaatgacTCTttgttaaaaggcgtaataaagtaagaaactctgtagaACTTATCAGTTTTCCGACATCCTTGAGCTCTGttcgtgtgttgcatttttatgactgagacagttttcggatatgcattcgtggGCGTAGTATGCATCCTCGTATTCATGGGCTAAAATGGCaaggcgagatcgatcaccccttggaacgaggttgtgggctaacccgcacaaacgtattcgaaaacaaccggttataatcagctccagctggtcattatcaacggtttatACACCCCCAGGTGACCCGCACTCCACCAATATGAGAatcgaaactgtctgaggtattatgAATGTGTATTAGcaaaaaaaccttacttcgtaacgagcagcggagagctgttgatagtataaaacattgggagaaacagctccctctgaagtgaccagtttttgagatagaggtaatttctcactcaaatatttgacgAGAAAGACTTAAGACCTGGAGCCTTTCtaagacatctgaaagcacacaaaattatgcaaaaagggtgtttttttctgtcagtattctcttgcaactttgatctttcacaggtttgttattttaggcatgttgggttacaccaagtgagaatattggtctttgacaatgaccacaggtgtccagtgcctctaaaacTATCTAATCATCCACCATTATTTAGTTTTGCGTAGTAAGACGCCATCCGGTGTCAAGTGATTCAATAATCCCTCATGTGATGTTAGCTGTTTCCCCCCTCTATCTACCTGAGCTCTGTCGTGCGGTGGGTGATTCAGATGAAGCGTCTCAGGTTTGTGATCGATGTTCGTACGATAAAGAAGAAAACCGTAACCCTGGCCTCCATTTTGGTTGATGGGCAACTTCTCCATGGCAACAGGATTCTCCGTAGTGATTGGTTTCTATAAAggaaaggagaaaaaaaagaaaaaaagaagtagccattttaaaaaattattcaCAACTTCATCTTGCAAACTAAACAGACATTGTTTGCCAGCATGTACTCTGCGACAGATGtcaatttataataataataataatggcttctcaTATAGCAGTCACtgtcagtgatgctcaaggcccttcaacataataataataagacttgtaatgcgcacgtatccaccctgctgggtgttcaagacTGACCTTCCTATCTTTGTGCATCAGGATAAAGACAGGAACTGATATTGTTAGAATTCAACAGTTGAAATGGGTACCCTACAATGCTAGAGGGATATGTGTGGTACATAGTGcgaaaaaagtaaaacaagacTAGCAGGTTTGCATGTTGGAAAGACAATTACAGTGTACGTAAGAAATTCGTGGTGAAAATATGTAGATAAATCTCTTTTGCGtgatggtggttctgagaagaaacGAAGAGCTTTATGTTTTGGGCGGTATAGTCTCTCCGTTGTCCGGACACAGGGAACCAATATAGCAATTTGAGCAAACTTACCCCAATAAATTCTATCGCATCGTCCATGGTCATGTAGTGTGTTAGCTTGACGTCACCGTACGCCATTTTACCAATCTGGGTGGGGATGCTTGGCAGGTTGTCTGGAACTACAACACACGCAAAGAAGGACAAATTAACAAAAGCAGTATGTGAACCTGCGGCTTCCAGATTAATGTTCCGATGCTCTAccatctagccctaatgttcgGTCTCCCGATTTTATCATTATCTATGTtccagggtgccagtcagaagcctttCAACCTAGGACTGCCACATAAGTATCAAAATCTATCACTGAGACAATTCTTTACTGAACTGAACGAGCTTTATTTATGCGTGACTGaacttgtaaaacaaaaataacactaAACAGAAGcaaccaagagagggcgctatatagaaAAGATACTTTGCAAGTTACTACACTTTATAATCTTAGCTTCTTGGtaatcaggttggctcagtggtttctttccctgtctttcacctctgtggacctcgATTCAAATCCGGATTCAAATCCCACTTCAGACAACagccttgttttgggtttgccttccacatctaaaacttaacatCTCTTTATTGTTTCCTACCCATCCTGTTTTTGgcgctaattgtgctgttgggtgtgtagtaaataaatcaaatgaataaaaataaataaataaaaatacatcttACTTGTGCCTTTTGCAGTGTTAGCCTTCAATGCGTCCTTCACTTTGTAGTATTTTTCAGTCAGATCTCCTGCTTCCGATAACGGTGCATCATAATCTGAGTCcgacaaaaatggaaaaataaaaGACAATAATAAAACGCTTTTAAGTGGAGGAACAACCAACCTCAATCCCAGTGGTGTCTGAACTTTTTGCAGGATAATTTTCTCTTTTCAAGTATGCCTTGCTCGATCCTACGTAACCTCTGGAAGCACGAGTTGGAAATATCCCAATTAGTGGATATTTTCATtcgtcctgtggttgatccttTCTGTGCAAGAAACTTCGCAGAGCTTGCTGTCAAAAGTCTTATAGAATCAACGAGGGTAAGCATTAAACTTGAAGCAATTGTGCCAATACTGCCACAGCTGTACAAAGAAATCTGTGGCAGCACTTTGTCCCCACTGCTGTACTTTATCCCGACTAGAAGAGGCCGAGGCTTTTGTCGGACCTTATAATAATATTCAATAATAGTATTACAACTTTATAATGTGCCCCATAAATACACATGATCAAAGGGGCATAACACATGATAAAATGCacagaatggaagaaaaagataaagaaaCAAGACTGGTCACCATGCCATTGCCCAAACCACAGTATAGGGATATgtctgtcccgccaacagagaactaaaaGTTACTTATAacaatccaggcctgatacttcatggaggcaatgaaggccccctggtcattgccttggtgccttagaaatgctcctgtagaaatttacaatttcctcatatagggtgccctttatcaaggagaaaatgccttggtgcccttgccctttcaaaaacaaagcatacaggcctgacaaTCTTACCCTGCTTTTTACTATTTCTTAACGTAACTTGTAACATCAGCTGCTTACGTGTACCTTTGTCCCTCGCCCGGTAAAACATTTGCACCATTCATCCGTTCCGCCAAAAGAGAACTAAAAGTTTTGACCTTACCCAGGTTACTATTTCTTACCGTAACTTGTAACATCAGCTGCGTACGTGTACGTTTGTCCCTCGCCCGGTAAAACATTTGCGCCGTTCATGAAACCGAAGTTAGTGCCTCCGTGAAACATGTAGAAGTTGATCGAGGCATCCAAATCTAGGATCGTTTTGACCAAGTCAGCAATACCTGAAAACGACATGGAGAAAATCACAGCTTTAGTGACGACACTGctctttttttcacagagcatTCGCAGATACGTAGTTTTAACCAGCCGTTTACGCTAGCGTGTTGTTATGGTATTGCATTATGCACTATTAGGTTTCACCATTCAATGGTTCTTGCCAGTATTGCAACATGCTAAGTAACGAATCAGCAAAGACTACAAATCCATTTTAGTGTACCAAGTTCGGgctacacaaaataatttaaaagcaAATACACTTTATGTGACgattttttcccctcttttttttgtagaaataaaaatagttccaattcaattaaaaagcAGATTCTACTTTCAagcaaaacttttaaaacctgggccctatttcataaagctgttgagcaaaACCACTGCTGGgaaatttctatgctaagcaaaaactttgttaaaaaagtataaacttaaaggcactgtatggccactattggtaattgtcgaagaccagtattctcacttggtgtatctcaacatatgcacaaaataacaaacctgtgaaaatttgaactcaaaaagttgcgagataataatggaagaaaaaacacccttgtcacacgaagttgtgtgctttcagatgcttgacttcgtgacctcaaaatctaattctgaggccttgaatggaaaactacttctttcttgaaactatgttacttcagagggagccgcttctcacaatgttttatactatcaacagctctctattgcttgttaccaagtaagtttttatgctaacaattattttgagtaattaccaatactgtccactgcctttagtggaattttggctggtaaccactttctgctaagcaatatttgactgtgcttagcatgtttttgATCTTACCGCTAGAGCTGAAGACATGATGCTTCTCCCCCCAGTGGTCAAACCATCCTGACCAGAACTCCATCACCATCAACGGTTTGTCCGAACCCTGGAATATAAGCAGGAAAGAAAATATATTTCATAGATGTTAGGATCATGTCACACAAGGACATTTACAGGCAATCTCTatgaagagaatccattcatcttcttcttggagattgcctggaaatgGCTGCCTGTAGAAGTTGCCTCGTTTGACTAGGCccttaaatttgcatcgggataaagaatatcatttgTGTTTATGCCCACATGGCGATGTGtcatgcactgtatactcagtacgttccctgcctttcacctctgtggaccccagttcACATCCCCATAGAAAAGTtgttacaaattattattattaattaaaatgttcatattttttttaaatttcacctGAATTTCTTTCACTTCTTGAAAGTGTCTTTCAGCATCGACTTGGAAATTTGCCGTCACCAGAACtggaatgaaagaaaaacaaagttatttaGTGAAAACAGTGTGTAAGTAGGTCTGATCTCGCCATCACTTGACTAATTGTATGCATCCAacatatgacctttgacatctgACCTAAACTAGAAGAGATATGATTTGAATCTTACCATCAGGCAGATGTCCGTTTTTCATTGCCGTTCTGCTATTATCAGACGTCAGAAACATTTCCTTGAGGTTACGCTTCTCCATGGcctgaaaataaaaacagaagacCCGAGTGGAGAATAATAACTGGTCAAGCAGTAGgaaggttgactgtgtactgtgtagatgtacTCCGAACATGATATcttattgcaggctggcatagctTACATGGCTTATACATCAATTCACAATAATGCCGTGTTCACAATAATGTCGCTCGAGTCGTTGTCCAAGCCAGAAAATACGATCACATTTCACCAGTCCTAAGACGCTAACATTGGATCACCTTCGAAACCTGCCTCCTTGTGTTCAAAGTTCTGCATGGACAAGCCCCACAGTATCTTTGTGAACTCATCTTCACTAAGCACAGCAGTCGTGCTCTATGGTCTGCTGAATCTCACTTGCTGGTAGAGCCAAGGTCTAGAACAATTTGTTACGGAGACCGTGCTTTCGCCAAAGCTGCTCCTGCCCTTTGGAATAAGCTCCCAGTCTCACTTCGCCAAACAACATCTCTCAACAACTTTAAGAGGGAactgaaaacacacttgttcacttagactttcattgggtttcattatgttttgtttattcttcattttctattgtataatgttttcattttgtgtaggcgccttgatcagttttctggaaaagtgc contains:
- the LOC117301329 gene encoding beta-galactosidase-1-like protein 2, translated to MSRSHPQSGVGDGGKGSVIFNMSQISVRSVHLLRWLLIVAAVLGFAYVFYWHRSHLQAEANRRLGIGDIEVPSLKNVGPEFILGKVAKKLRILSGSFHYFRVVPEYWEDRLLKMKACGLNTITTYVPWNMHEQVRGEFDFSGQLDIVAFLNLAKKVGLHVILRPGPYICAEWDLGGLPSWLLSYDEMKLRSMYPLFVDAVDKYFDQLLPLVAGLQHYRGGPIIAFQVENEYGSYGSDKQYMTFIKEAMEKRNLKEMFLTSDNSRTAMKNGHLPDVLVTANFQVDAERHFQEVKEIQGSDKPLMVMEFWSGWFDHWGEKHHVFSSSGIADLVKTILDLDASINFYMFHGGTNFGFMNGANVLPGEGQTYTYAADVTSYDYDAPLSEAGDLTEKYYKVKDALKANTAKGTIPDNLPSIPTQIGKMAYGDVKLTHYMTMDDAIEFIGKPITTENPVAMEKLPINQNGGQGYGFLLYRTNIDHKPETLHLNHPPHDRAQVFLNSKPVGVMTRVTDKKDTTLALTGGEDGQNVLELFVENMGRVNYGDILDHERKGILGGVQVDGKPQTNWDMFPFEFKKPFLEAVSSSSNWKEFTVDVKRPALYKGVLEINDKTPKDTFVDMTGWEKGVIFINGFNLGRYWNIGPTTRYYLPGPLLKNGKNEIIIFELHHGSDKITLTDKHSLGEVVHVTNDEDIPQ